Part of the Melitaea cinxia chromosome 6, ilMelCinx1.1, whole genome shotgun sequence genome is shown below.
actttttagtttcctttttgaagtcggttttttttttgttaaaaattattttattatgtgttgatttcagaactttttactgggtgtactgattttgatgattattttaattgaaaactgaTACTTGTCgtgtctatttaaatttaatcaagatggaaaggaaaactttttaagttatcgcGAATAAAGCcttatagttttgttttttaccTTAGGTAAAGTTTCTTTCAAATCAGTAGTTGTCTCAATTTTAAACTTAGGAAGGTAAACTTCTACTTCAACCTCATCCATGTTCTCAGTGACCTTGTCGAGTATTGATGGGAATTTGAGTTTCTCCTCTAATTCTTGAATACCGTCTATTTCGTGAGGTAGCACAAAAACACACGACGCTTCTTCTCCTTCGTAAGGTATTTCAAGAATCTGAAAAAGttagcatattttttaaaatttatttattagtctaTGAGAGCAGAAAGAATATCTTACCtgagcattaagttgtttactgtccgtatatttgtaattatcttTACTATACATGGTTGGAACTTGTTTCACAACATCTTTAGTGACATGAAAGTCTCTGTCTGTAGTTGCAAGTTTGTTAAAAGGATTTTTCCAAGTTCcctaaataaaaagtttaatgtaAAACAGATAAAGTATGGTCATAGGAAAGAAACAAAGTACAACttgataattatgtttgtactGACCTTAAAGTAAATTGCATTGACTAAAAGCGCTCTAGTATCACCGCTTAAGCTATCTGGTGATACTAAATCTTTGATGCGATTATTAGTCTGGTTTTCAACctgaaagtatatttaaaaagaatatcTACATTTCTGAATAAGCTGGTATTGTGAGTAGGTTACTATGTATAAAATTCCACAAATTAATCAAGTAGAAAACTACCCATGTATTGACTTCATCAGCGGCTTCTTTTTGCAGCTTAAAGTTAATGTTCTGGATTTCTGAACCAAATGTGTCTCGGGTGGCGGCAGCAAATTgcgcatttattttataattatcagcCACGTAGATTTTACTAGCAGTATTCAGCGTAACTCCTTTTGTTGACCGAAGTTTAGAGTTCACAGATGAAAATGCAGCTTTagtctataaaattatacatataacaaacATAAGAACATTCGCAGACGTTTTTTGCACAgtcatataaattaaagaaaaaagaaataaactgtCTTTGTATATATCAGTATTGTCTTACTATGTTGTCATTAGGCATTCCGATTGCATCGAGCAGTTCATCGTGGGATTCTCCGACTGAGGCTAGGGCGAGCTGCGCGAGCGGAGTCATTACAGAGTAAGCGGAGAGAACTACATTTTCATCTGGGTTTGACTTCGCTATTTcctatgaaatgaaaaataaacattaattacacaatataattatgtttaaaatttttgaaataaaaatgtgaaaatatattatttagatgctataaatattaatattatataataatatttatatgtttaacaatattattatttaacataatattaatatttatttttatataattattaatatttatagcatCATTGTCAAAGTATCAAATGGAGCTTATACCAAAAATATTACAGGTTTTGAGATATCGCGTTAtggtttttaaaaacttttatctgcaATGTATGTTAGTGTGtatgaatatatgtatgtgtgtaatgTAAGTATGCTTAAAACTTACGTGGAACAATTTTGCGGTGAATTTATTGTTGCCATCATGTAGGTAGTTCTCGAGACTTTTCTCCTGAGCCGAAGTAAGGGCTGCCAGAGATAGCACTGAAAgtatttattagatttaaagAAATGAGATTTATATTGATTAAAGACATGTTATGAAGAAGTTGAAGAGTATATAAACTTTATTGtctgtattttatttgatataaggTATCTAAAACTTTAAGATATATTCAATCTTTAACTATATTAAATTCTCGCCTTATTATGAATGATgtttctattaatatttaatttatgtactaagtgtataatataatatattataatttgtaaatacgTTAtactttaaacaataaaataaaatactcctccgtccacacaattttcgtaaaaaggggtacaaagtttttgcttcacgtattaatacatAGAGAAATAACACATGGCTTGACATGGTTTTTTTACTTGCTACCAcatagtatttataaattttcgaTAACTATAACGACGTCAGATGAGTTAATAGCTTATGAtatcaacaatttattttaaggaTTGTTAAGTCAAATTTTAAAGATGCAGTATTATGTATGACTTTGGAGTCTTGATGGAAAAACTAGTATTATAAAATCTACAGATTTGGGAAATAAGGAACCAATAACGTCGTTGTCTCTCTTAATCACTTGTTATTTGGAGTTATGGTAGATTTCTATGAATAAACATAAGTGCCCCAAAATCTCTGTATTCGGTTATATTTGAAATTTGCAAATTAAATTTCGAAACTCGGTTCAAGGTCAAGTATGTATTTcctatatatattgttatggatagtgtttttatcaaataaaaaaaaatgtgatcaTTTTTGTGTGTTTAATTAAGAAGTAAAATAAACCTATACGATTTATCTCATTATTTTTGTGAGTAACTTTTGATAAGATagattttgaagtaaaatgttattttataatcaacttttatcacttttttattCGGCAATGGAGactaaatatgtgtgagtgacaGATTTTTATGTGCATCACGTGTATATTTTTGACGCACGCATGATAACatttcaaatgtttatttatcattttataaaatttatatatatatatacaaagcaCTCTTCATGGGTGTTTCCACCATTATAAATACAGAGAACGTATTGTTTGGATTTGCGATgatgtaatctaatatataaaattctcgtgtttaaccgcggtgtttgtagttaaactcctccgaaacggcttgaccgattctcatgaaattttgtgtgcatattgggtaggtctgagaatcgaacaacctCTATTTtacatccccctaaatgttaagggtagttcaacccttttttttaagttttagataaattattttatatttatttttttatgatacaatataaaaaaatacatacaaccctaaattctcaaccctctacgatcaacccctatatttaatttgttaattataaactttaattttcttggcaaggtttttattttgtcaatatataacttatttattttaaacttcattaaattttttttaatacatgatAGTAACGAGACAATCAACAACAAAATCAAAttagttaaatacttttttaaaatatattagttcAGATTTAGCACtttttaattagtattaaatataacaaacaaatataatacagaACTACAACTAACCTAAccttgtttatttaatttaaaaacgttattttcCTCTATCGTAACTCGACATTATTATCACTATGATTTCTCTTAAAAGAAATAGGTATTTGTAATAGTTGATAATTGAATTGAACAGTCTTTTACAACATACATTTACTTTCAACTATtcaactaataaatattaaaattatataatattacttacaaCACAAACACAGAAGGCGCTTCATGATGACGGGACGGAGCACGCGGTCGCCGCTCACACACTAACTGGTATTTTCAAGGTGCTggtcttttaaataaatctgaGATAATGTTTTGATGTTACCGTAGCAAACAATAAAGGCTGGGTTATCGAAGTTTCCAAGACGTATTAATTGCAGCTtcaatataactaaataattattttagactgATTACGGTTTTTCTATTTAGCactagctttgcccgcgacttctttcgcgtggaatttaacaaaaaagtattgttcagttcccagagcattaaaatgtaacaacacaataacttttttgttaaattccacgcggacgaagtagcGGGCAccgctagtattatatataaatatacaataatattattctatttcttaTAGGTACACCTATGCCTGTCTGTATTCACTGGTCATAATATCCTCCGCAACACGGTAGCCTggtagagatcgctttttagcgataaggctgccTGTTATACAAAGCTAAGACTAATCTTAAtacattgtatttttctttggtgtacacaataaagaatatttattattattactatacatatatatgtttgaaaatattacaatttttacagaACATATTTTTCAAGCATTCATGtcattttatcataataaaaatacaagaatttaaaaaaaaactaaaacccgACTACGACACAAAAAAACTTCACTATGCACACTTCACTCTGGACGAACTAGCGGACAATTAAGACGCTACTAATAATACCCCATTTACCTAAATATGACAAGTAGTTTGGGAGATATGAGGGAACAGATaaatgtacacacacacacacacattcatATAGACTGTTAAAATTATAACCCTCCTTTTTCTTTGCCAGTCCGGTAATAACCCATACCTTATAGGTATGGTAGTATAAATTAATACtctattaaaagtattatacaaaatactaattttaaattcataatcCGAAGTTAATGCGCTTTActagaaaataacaaattatattataacttcagcttattgcagtccactactggacataggccttcacaagtttgcgccaaaaatggcgtaaacccACGTGCgctacccatagtcaccacgctgggcgagttggtgaccgcagggctggctttgtcgcaccgaagacactgctgcccgtcttcagcctgtgtatttcaaagccagcagttggatcccgttatcggttggctttttaagttcaaaggtggtagttgcactatgttatcccttagtcgcctcctacgacacccacaggaagggagggggtggctgtattctttactgccgcagccacacagcataaattattttaatctgacataattattatttgtaattatcaaataaatgtaaatgatGCATTGCTAATAATAAACTGAATAGAATACAACTTGATAATTTTCAAACAATAtgaatttacaacaaaattatctgaagtttatttattactagcttttacccgtgaGTTTTGAgcgcattaatttttttttataaaaagtatcctcTCTTACTTTTATACCTCCTAAAATAtgggtacaaagtttcatgatgatcggttaagtagttttcgcgtgaaagcgtaaaaAAACAAGTTTACATTCACATaagtacatttatatattaggGATTAGTCAAAATACATGTTTGCCATACATACATTGCCATATAATTTAGTGAATTATATGTTCATTTCAATATAATACATAAGGGAAAcgtcttttcgtattttctagcaaaaaattgcaataaaatctgTTTGCTGTATcgtttgtaactggctggttttgataaCATGcaaaggtgacattttaaaaatgaaattgaaaagtaaaaaacggttTCCCGCAACTTTTCGTTGGTTTATCTGTCTGCCAAAATAGGTCTAAGGGAATCTAACGAAGAAATTCGgtacattttaaaagttttactttaatgattgtgtttgctcgcaaacgaaagatAGACGAAAGCCGCCGCGCGGATGGATGCGTGGCTAGGGGCAAGCCTAGTCATGAGCGTGCCACTCTGCCCTGGGACCGGGTGACCCAGAATTAGGCTAGCCCTTACCCTGGCATGCGGGGCTCTGCTGGGGTGGACAAACCTTTCCATCGCTATTCGTGGGAACGCAAtggttaaaaacaatttaaataaccaAAATGGCGGCGATGTGGTTCGCCGCCTATCATGTCTCGTTCCTCGCGGAGGTGAAAAGTGGCCCATGGAGAGCCGCTTcgctacgttgaatgtaagaggaggaatggatggtaaggtagatggagtatgtcagatgatggatgaaCGATGTATAGATGTTCTATGCGTGAATGAAACTAAGAGGAAGGAATGTGACACCACAGTACATGGTGccctacacggcatactggtcgggAGTCCCCGAAACCAGCCGAGGCTGTCAGGGAGTTGGTGTGATTctttcctctcgaatggttgaatgtgtgatggagcatgaatgtgtaagcccaagaTTCCTCTGGATCAGGCTAaaagtcggactcactcgcTTTTTTATCGTTGGGGTCTACGCACTGACAGAGCTGTGCGGAGGTGAGTCATCAAAAGCCCAACACGagagagagaggaattttgggatGGCATGAGAGATGTCTTGAATAAGTGCGGAGAAAATGAACAGATCGTGatgttaggggactttaatggATGGGTTGGAGTgaagcgtgatgggtatgaaagagttctgggtacgtttgggg
Proteins encoded:
- the LOC123654373 gene encoding alaserpin-like; translated protein: MKRLLCLCLLSLAALTSAQEKSLENYLHDGNNKFTAKLFHEIAKSNPDENVVLSAYSVMTPLAQLALASVGESHDELLDAIGMPNDNITKAAFSSVNSKLRSTKGVTLNTASKIYVADNYKINAQFAAATRDTFGSEIQNINFKLQKEAADEVNTWVENQTNNRIKDLVSPDSLSGDTRALLVNAIYFKGTWKNPFNKLATTDRDFHVTKDVVKQVPTMYSKDNYKYTDSKQLNAQILEIPYEGEEASCVFVLPHEIDGIQELEEKLKFPSILDKVTENMDEVEVEVYLPKFKIETTTDLKETLPKIDVKKLFSPQDARLDNLLENVGNLYIDSAIQKAFIEVNEEGAEATAANEFGIRTLSAIVVENVSPPKLFKADRPFYFVVKSGSLALFNGVFRSG